From Numida meleagris isolate 19003 breed g44 Domestic line chromosome 4, NumMel1.0, whole genome shotgun sequence, the proteins below share one genomic window:
- the CHST2 gene encoding carbohydrate sulfotransferase 2 (The sequence of the model RefSeq protein was modified relative to this genomic sequence to represent the inferred CDS: added 80 bases not found in genome assembly) — LLAALNPLEYKGRREPRRWGEPPAVPRQRPPPPPPAGSSAPQGARRQLVYVFTTWRSGSSFFGELFNQNPEVFFLYEPVWHVWQKLYPGDAVSLQGAARDMLSSLYRCDLSVFQLYSTAGAGKNLTTLGIFGAATNKVICSSPLCPAYRKEVVGMVDDRVCKKCPPQRLSRFQEECHKYHTLVIKGVRVFDLAVLAPLMRDPTLDLKVIHLVRDPRAVASSRIKSRHGLIRESLQVVRSRDPRIHRMPFLDAGHKLGGKKDGGGGSDYHALGAMEVICSSMAKTLQTALHPPDWLRGNYMAVRYEDLVMEPIKTLRQVYGFVNLAVSPEMEKFTLNMTSGPGYSSKPFVVSARNATQALSAWRTALSFQQIKQVEEYCQQPMALLGYERVGSPEEVKDLSRTLLRKPRL; from the coding sequence CCAgcggcccccgccgccgccgccggccggGAGCAGCGCTCCGCAGGGCGCGCGGCGGCAGCTGGTGTACGTGTTCACCACCTGGCGATCCGGGTCGTCCTTTTTCGGGGAGCTCTTCAACCAAAACCCCGAGGTGTTCTTTCTCTACGAGCCCGTGTGGCACGTCTGGCAGAAGCTGTACCCCGGGGACGCCGTCTCGCTGCAGGGGGCGGCCCGCGACATGCTGAGCTCCCTGTACCGCTGCGACCTCTCCGTGTTCCAGCTGTACAGCACGGCGGGCGCCGGGAAGAACCTGACCACGCTAGGCATCTTCGGGGCGGCCACCAACAAGGTGATCTGCTCGTCACCCCTGTGCCCGGCCTACCGCAAGGaggtggtgggcatggtggaTGACCGCGTGTGCAAGAAGTGCCCCCCGCAGCGCCTCAGCCGCTTCCAGGAGGAGTGCCACAAGTACCACACGCTGGTCATCAAGGGCGTGCGCGTCTTCGACCTGGCCGTCCTCGCCCCGCTCATGCGGGACCCCACCCTGGACCTCAAAGTCATCCACCTGGTGCGGGACCCGCGGGCGGTCGCCAGCTCCCGCATCAAATCCCGGCACGGCCTCATCCGGGAGAGCCTGCAGGTGGTGAGGAGCCGCGACCCCCGCATCCACCGCATGCCCTTCCTCGACGCCGGCCACAAGCTGGGCGGGAAGAAGGATGGCGGGGGCGGCTCGGACTACCATGCCCTGGGCGCCATGGAGGtcatctgcagcagcatggccaAGACCCTGCAGACCGCCCTGCACCCCCCCGACTGGCTGCGGGGTAACTACATGGCCGTGCGCTACGAGGACCTGGTGATGGAGCCCATCAAGACCCTGCGGCAGGTGTACGGCTTTGTTAACCTGGCGGTCAGCCCGGAGATGGAGAAGTTCACCCTCAACATGACCAGCGGCCCCGGCTACTCCTCCAAACCCTTCGTGGTTTCGGCCCGAAATGCCACCCAGGCGCTGAGCGCCTGGAGGACTGCGCTCAGCTTCCAGCAGATCAAGCAGGTGGAGGAGTACTGCCAGCAGCCCATGGCCCTGCTGGGCTACGAGCGGGTCGGCAGCCCTGAGGAGGTGAAGGACCTAAGCAGAACGTTGCTCAGGAAGCCGCGGCTGTGA